GTACTGCTGCAAAAGCTCCTTAACCTCTTTCTCCGAAGTCCCCGACCCTCTCGCGACCCGGCGTATACGAGAAGAAGACAAGATTTTCGGGGTTCCCCGCTCTTTCGGAGTCATTGACTGAATGATGACACGCCATTTTTCCAGTCGGTCTTGAGCCATGTCAATCATGTCGTCTGGAATGTTATAGGACATGCCAGGTAACATTTTTAAGAGACGTTTAAAGGTGCCCATTCCTTTCATGGCTTCGAATTGCTGGTACATATCGGTGAGGGAGAATTTGCCGCTGAGTATCTGTTTAGCTTTTTTCTCTGGAATTTTGATTTCAGCTTCTCGGACTTTTTCTATGAGGCTTTCTAGGTCTCCCATGCCCAAGAGACGCCCAACGAAGCGGGATGGCACAAAGGCTTCGATATCTTCGATTTTCTCACCGGTGCTGATGAATTTGATTGGAGAACCTATGGTCGCAACTGCCGACAGTGCGCCGCCTCCACGAGCAGAGCCGTCCAATTTAGATATCAAAATTGAGCCTATTGGAGTGGCTTCGTGGAACGCCTTGGCTTGAATCGCAGCTTGCTGCCCTATAGTGCCATCTATAACAAGCATTACCTCGTCTGGCTTAATGGCTTTCTCTAGCTGTTTCATCTCTTCGATAAGGCTTTTCTCTTCTTTGTGGCGTCCTGATGTGTCAATAATAACAAAGTCCCGGTTTTGAAATTCTTTCAATCCTTTCCGAGCAATGTTAATTGTGTTTTTTGATTTTGGGTCGCCGTACACAGGAATGTTTATGCGGCTGGCTAGTTGCTTTAATTGGTCGAAGGCACCAGGTCTGAACGTGTCTACACATACTAAGGCGGGTTTCAAACCTCTTTTTTGCAAATATCGAGCGAGCTTAGCAGAGGCGGTAGTCTTTCCTGAGCCTTGAATACCGACAAGCATAATAATACGGCGTTTGCCCGGCTCAATCTTTAATGGGACGGGTTTCTCTCCGAGAAAGCGGGTTATTTCTTCATAAACAACTTTCACTACGTGTTCTTTTCGGGAGATGCCGGGGGGAAGCTCTTCTTTCAAAGCTCTATCTTCAATTCGTTTTGATATGCTGAGAACTAACTGTACGTTTACATCAGCCTGTAAAAGCGCTCTTTGAATGTCGCGGACAAGTTCCTTCACTGTTGCTTCGTCAACGACAGCGGCTCTAAAAACCTTTTTTAAAGCGCCATGAATAGATGAGCCAAGACGTTCTAACGCCATACTTCTCACTTTATCTTTAAAACTGGTGCATGCTTAAATAGGGTTTGGAGCTTTCCAGAAGGCCTTATACACGTCTAATTAGGTCCTCTCCACGTACGCGAGAACAGTTGAATGATTGTGTCCATTTGATGTGGCTAGAGTGTTTCTTCTAGTATACTAATGAATTCTTTAGCTTGCTGCATTCCTTTCTCCCAAAATGTCTCCTTGGTAATGTCAAAGTCTAATTCAACAGCAAGTTCACGAGGAGACTTGCTGGAGCCTGCAGCCAAGATCCTCTTTAATTTGGGGACAAAAATTTTTCCTTCTTCTTTGTAGATTCGGTAGAGGGCAAATACGAATAGCTGAGCATAGACGTATGGATAGTTGTAGAAGCGATAGTTCGCCATGTAGTAGTGGGGTTTCATCGTCCACTCCCATTTCATCACTTTTAGCCAATCAACTGAGGCCCCGTAGATTTTGTCTCGTGCCGCCACCCATAACTTGGCTATGGTTTCCCCATCTAGGAACTCACCTCGTTCTATGGCGCCATACATGCTTTGCTCAAAGAATAGTCGTCCCGAAACTTGGAAAGCTGCCATGCCAAACTCGTCGAGTATGTGGGCGAGAATCACCTGCTTCTCCTCTTTTGACTTTGCCTTAGAGAGTAACCTTTCAGTTAAGAGCAGTTCACCGAATGTGCTTCCAGTTTCCGCAATGCAACTACCTATCTCGTAGTTACTTGGCTTCTGGGCTCTTGAACCGAGATATGCGTGGATGGCATGACCAAGTTCGTGTGCCAACGTGTAGACCGCGCCCATCTTTCCGTTGAAACTTTGGAGAATGTATGCACTCTTTCCAGCGAGCCAAGAAGCACAGAAGGCTCCCGATTCTTTGCCTTTCCGTATTTTTCCGTCAATGTGCCTTTTCTGGAACATCTCATCAACCCAAACCCCAATCTCCTCATCAAACCCCATATAGGCCTCTACTATTTCCTGTCGGGATTCCTTCCAGCTGTAGTCCGTTTCTAACGCTTTGGATAGAGGAGCAACTAAATCGTAGTTAGCTATCTTTTCTAGACCCATGAGCCTAGCCTTTAGCCGCAGATATCTTCTGTATAATTCTACGTTCTTTTCAATAGTTCTCATTAAGCTATCAATAGTTTGTTGGTCAACATCGTTATCAATCAAGCTTCGAGTCATTGGAGTAGGATATTTCCTCAGTTTACACATTTGCATGTGATCTTCACATACCGCGCGGATAGCGCTAGCCCAAATAATATCATCCTTCCCAAGATTTTCGTAAACTATCTGGTTTGCTCTCTTTCGAAGGCCACGATTCTGACTCTCGTACAAGCCTATAATTTCGCCATATGGAAGTGTCTTCTTCTTCCCTTCGATTTCTATGTCGAAGGTTCTAGTAGAAAGCCAATCAATTTGAAGTCTCTCCCAAGAATTAATCCCGTTCCTGTCTTTGACAATTATCAAACGCTCCTCAATCTCTGAGAGCAAATGAGGCACCATTCTCAGGATTCTTTCAAGATAATGTTTGTACTCTGCCAGTACCGGGCTCTCCACTAATGATGTCTTCTTGGCAAGGAGCTTGCCCAACTCAATCTCTATGAACGCCAATGCCTGACCAACTTTCGTGGATGCTTTGAGTACCGCATCGTTGAGCTGTTTGGCCACGCTGTTAGTGGTGTCGGCGGAATACATTAGACGACAATACCGTGTCACTCCTTCGAATCTCAGAGTATATGCGTCCTTCATCTCCAAAAATTTCAGGAGCCCTTGTGCATCAAGATTCTCGATTCTACTACGATATTCCTTTCTCATTTTTTCAGCTTCAGCAACCATGGACTCATGTTCTTCTCGAATTGAAGCTGTGTCTATTTTCTTAACAAGTTGTGAGAGATCCCAGATCATCTCAACTTCAGCCATTTCCAAGTCACTTCGTTTACTCCCAGTATCTCTAGTAAGCTTTTAAAGTCTCTGGGATTCGCCACGTTTAGCTTTGAGTCTAAAATGCAAGCCCAGGCACATATGCCTGCATTGGTGGGAAAGCTAGAACTCTTCCAAAGCAGCCGCAACAATAAGCGGAAAAGCGATTGTGGCATCACAGATAACGGTAACGGTGTTCTCTGCGGATTTGACTTTGCTCCAGCTAATGGCCTCCTCCAAAGATGCACCGCTCAAGCCGCCTGGCTCAGGCCTATCCATAGTAATCTGAACTGCCGCATCTACTCCCTCACGGAAAGTGTTGGCAAATAAGGCAAAATGCTTTGGTAATCCGCCGCCTAGAATTATGGTGCCTGATTTTTTAGCCTCATAAACCTCATCCACAAGCTTAGACACGTCGCCAAGAGGATCGAGAACTAGTTTTTTGTCTTGTCCGTAGATCCAAAGTTGGAATCCCACTATCGAATCTGGTAGGCCTGGGCAAATTACTGGCACGTTTTTTCTTGCAGCCGTCGCTAAAATAGAGTTTTGGTCGGCTATCCGTTTCCCAATTTCGAAAAGCAGGTCGGAAGGAGAAATTCGTAGACGTCTCTGCTCTGGTATTTCTTCAAGAAGTTGATAAAGCCATTTCTCCAAGTCTTTAAAGGCTCTGTGTTCTATGTAAATGTCGCCTATTCTACCAATATCTTCTCTCTTTAGTTGTTCATCTTCAGCTCTGAACGTGCCTACCTTGTGCCTGTAGCCTAAAGCTTCAACCATGTCATGAACCATGTTAGCACCAGTGGTCACAACCACGTTTACATGGCCGCTCTCGATGAGTTGAGCAATTATGTTTCTCAAGCCGCCAGGAACAAGTGCCCCGGCTAAGGTTAAAAAGACGGTATAGTCTGGGTTCTTGAACATTCCTGTGACAAGCCTTGCTGCCTTCCCTAGTTTTCCAGCACCTAAAACTCCACAGTTGTCCATTTCTCTGGTCAATTGGGCGACGGTTATTCCACGCTTAAGTCGTATCTGAGTTACGTTTTTCAACGGTTTCAACTTCTTTAGAAAAAGCTATTGAAGAAAGTAATAGATGCAGTTATCCCTTAGTTCGCATTATTTTGGTTCTTCCTAAG
The Candidatus Bathyarchaeota archaeon genome window above contains:
- a CDS encoding deoxyhypusine synthase, whose product is MKNVTQIRLKRGITVAQLTREMDNCGVLGAGKLGKAARLVTGMFKNPDYTVFLTLAGALVPGGLRNIIAQLIESGHVNVVVTTGANMVHDMVEALGYRHKVGTFRAEDEQLKREDIGRIGDIYIEHRAFKDLEKWLYQLLEEIPEQRRLRISPSDLLFEIGKRIADQNSILATAARKNVPVICPGLPDSIVGFQLWIYGQDKKLVLDPLGDVSKLVDEVYEAKKSGTIILGGGLPKHFALFANTFREGVDAAVQITMDRPEPGGLSGASLEEAISWSKVKSAENTVTVICDATIAFPLIVAAALEEF
- the ffh gene encoding signal recognition particle protein, coding for MALERLGSSIHGALKKVFRAAVVDEATVKELVRDIQRALLQADVNVQLVLSISKRIEDRALKEELPPGISRKEHVVKVVYEEITRFLGEKPVPLKIEPGKRRIIMLVGIQGSGKTTASAKLARYLQKRGLKPALVCVDTFRPGAFDQLKQLASRINIPVYGDPKSKNTINIARKGLKEFQNRDFVIIDTSGRHKEEKSLIEEMKQLEKAIKPDEVMLVIDGTIGQQAAIQAKAFHEATPIGSILISKLDGSARGGGALSAVATIGSPIKFISTGEKIEDIEAFVPSRFVGRLLGMGDLESLIEKVREAEIKIPEKKAKQILSGKFSLTDMYQQFEAMKGMGTFKRLLKMLPGMSYNIPDDMIDMAQDRLEKWRVIIQSMTPKERGTPKILSSSRIRRVARGSGTSEKEVKELLQQYNMMRRMMKQLRRKKLPFLTGKKLPKGFR
- a CDS encoding M3 family oligoendopeptidase; the protein is MAEVEMIWDLSQLVKKIDTASIREEHESMVAEAEKMRKEYRSRIENLDAQGLLKFLEMKDAYTLRFEGVTRYCRLMYSADTTNSVAKQLNDAVLKASTKVGQALAFIEIELGKLLAKKTSLVESPVLAEYKHYLERILRMVPHLLSEIEERLIIVKDRNGINSWERLQIDWLSTRTFDIEIEGKKKTLPYGEIIGLYESQNRGLRKRANQIVYENLGKDDIIWASAIRAVCEDHMQMCKLRKYPTPMTRSLIDNDVDQQTIDSLMRTIEKNVELYRRYLRLKARLMGLEKIANYDLVAPLSKALETDYSWKESRQEIVEAYMGFDEEIGVWVDEMFQKRHIDGKIRKGKESGAFCASWLAGKSAYILQSFNGKMGAVYTLAHELGHAIHAYLGSRAQKPSNYEIGSCIAETGSTFGELLLTERLLSKAKSKEEKQVILAHILDEFGMAAFQVSGRLFFEQSMYGAIERGEFLDGETIAKLWVAARDKIYGASVDWLKVMKWEWTMKPHYYMANYRFYNYPYVYAQLFVFALYRIYKEEGKIFVPKLKRILAAGSSKSPRELAVELDFDITKETFWEKGMQQAKEFISILEETL